A single genomic interval of Daucus carota subsp. sativus chromosome 1, DH1 v3.0, whole genome shotgun sequence harbors:
- the LOC108222302 gene encoding two-component response regulator ARR14-like, with product MEKHNRKIYSVLLVDADASSLSVSIASLKRWNYEVTAVGHALDALDLLHQKSFDLVLTDVHLPELDGLELMKCIKKYYGIPVILTSKDIRSDLIDDGIKKGAETFLQKPIMPDAIRDMWQIFELRKVNQTNNTMIGSSLAKVPTDMGQSSRPRKSDDKVKKRTTKLSWTPRLHSRFVDALLNIGYHKANPKTILEDMNEPGISREQVASHLQKYRRLVNEILDGKISHRYSKYYTNRNYNHSNVVDENPNLFLLKKLKEERRTSKDATPIQATLSLSRFNQAGSSSRMDVMSTSNYASSAGINIEAHGISSGIPTSQRAGQLKIRDIIESNTAYNNPYEANQMNYYGQTTVVPQWNNNSTNRGLVGSDDINGRLVGGSDINNWFLELAGGSNINNWFLAKDLNKFSSNYTESIYNISTSEPLLKPWGQDNPIIFNTNNSTSEPPLNLGGQSSTIIFNTNNSTFGPPFNSGGQDINTYTNNFDEVQINSDAAPYIGCSFAENQVVHTLGMDDELRAMQTDLNACDGSLGTNLFGNTFKVNEQIGNMQPVGLDIGTSLASNQVENTFTMNEEQQNGDGSGYELHNFTIFSPSPSKLQDWNI from the exons ATGGAGAAACACAATCGAAAAATATATAGTGTTTTATTGGTAGATGCTGATGCATCGTCTTTAAGTGTTTCTATAGCTTCTCTCAAGAGATGGAATTATGAAG TGACGGCCGTAGGTCATGCTCTAGACGCTTTGGACCTCCTCCATCAGAAATCATTTGATCTTGTTTTAACGGATGTTCATTTGCCAGAATTGGATGGTCTTGAACTGATGAAAtgcattaaaaaatattatggaattcCTGTTATAt TAACATCAAAAGATATCAGGAGTGACCTAATTGATGATGGAATTAAGAAGGGGGCAGAGACTTTCCTGCAGAAGCCTATTATGCCCGATGCAATTAGAGACATGTGGCAGATCTTTGAATTGAGGAAGGTAAATCAGACCAATAATACTATGATTGGAAGCTCTTTAGCTAAGGTACCAACAGACATGGGTCAATCTTCTAGACCTCGTAAATCTGATGACAAAGTAAAAA AGAGGACTACAAAGCTTTCATGGACTCCAAGGTTGCATTCTCGATTCGTCGATGCTCTTTTAAACATCGGATATCATA AAGCTAATCCAAAAACAATATTGGAAGATATGAATGAACCCGGAATTTCACGAGAGCAAGTGGCCAGTCACTTGCAG AAGTATCGAAGACTCGTGAATGAAATTTTGGATGGCAAGATTAGTCATcgatattcaaaatattacacCAATAGAAATTATAATCACTCAAATGTTGTGGATGAAAATCCTAATTTATTTTTGCTTAAGAAACTTAAAGAAGAACGAAGAACTAGTAAGGATGCAACCCCAATTCAAGCAACCTTATCGTTGTCGAGGTTCAACCAAGCTG GGTCTTCTTCTAGGATGGATGTAATGTCGACATCAAACTATGCATCCTCTGCTGGTATCAATATCGAAGCACATGGGATTAGTAGTGGGATTCCTACTTCTCAAAGAGCTGGTCAATTAAAGATTAGGGATATCATTGAAAGCAATACTGCCTATAATAATCCCTATGAGGCAAATCAAATGAATTATTATGGTCAAACTACAGTGGTGCCTCAATGGAATAATAATTCTACTAATAGGGGATTGGTGGGAAGTGATGATATAAATGGAAGATTGGTGGGAGGATCTGATATTAATAATTGGTTTCTTGAATTGGCTGGAGGTTCTAACATTAATAATTGGTTTCTTGCAAAAGatcttaataaattttctaGTAATTATACTGAATCTATTTATAATATCTCAACTTCTGAACCACTACTCAAACCGTGGGGACAAGACAACCCCATTATCTTCAATACAAACAACTCCACTTCTGAACCACCACTCAATCTGGGAGGACAAAGTAGCACTATCATCTTCAATACAAACAACTCAACATTTGGACCACCATTCAATTCGGGAGGACAAGACATCAATACTTATACAAACAACTTTGATGAAGTTCAG ATAAATTCAGATGCTGCTCCATACATTGGTTGCTCCTTTGCTGAAAATCAGGTTGTACATACTCTAGGAATGGATGACGAG tTGAGAGCCATGCAAACTGATCTAAACGCATGTGATGGATCACTTGGTACAAATCTGTTTGGAAATACCTTCAAGGTGAATGAAcag ATAGGAAACATGCAACCTGTTGGTCTAGACATTGGCACTTCATTGGCCTCAAATCAGGTTGAAAATACCTTCACTATGAATGAAGAG CAACAAAATGGTGATGGTAGCGGCTATGAATTGCATAATTTTACCATATTTAGCCCAAGCCCAAGCAAG CTACAAGATTGGAATATATGA
- the LOC108215558 gene encoding pentatricopeptide repeat-containing protein At2g30780-like: MKRVWKISSESAQSKLSLLKHKTLFSKTPFLITNNYFIKLRFNWLFLAHSNCSQSAVHSNAFPNIVGLFDNRWSNAEIQSKQDLVQKVSVLRDELIWVSGYGQNEIFRVLDEKGRWFFKGCANGNAFVELLRQLESWPRCALEVCNWRRKLADDDFPLPMTSEEYAKAIRIAGRSRNVALAVELFTEAANKRIKTATTYNALMGAYMHNEYTYMCQLLFRDFKMDKSCRPTVVTYNILLSVFGRLRFIDQMEAMLQEMKNLNIFPNRTTYNALISGYFTASMWDSMEKTYAVMEARGIKPDVNTHMMMLRGYAYSGELKKMEEIYELISYHLLEHKEFSLIRAMIYAYCESTSSNRVNRIEELLGLIPKNDYKPWLNAILIKLYAQENILDAMESYIEEAFERCTSITTVNVMRCIVSSYYRANAVDKLANFVKRAERAGWKIRRSWYHCKMILYSSQNRLAEMEGVLYEMKNLCIQTTPGTFLILHRAYLEHGQKHKLDQVLGVMCTHGYGIPSNTVES, translated from the exons ATGAAGAGGGTTTGGAAGATTTCATCAGAATCAGCCCAATCAAAGCTATCACTTCTTAAACACAAAACCCTCTTTTCTAAAACCCCATTTTTAATTACTAACAATTATTTCATTAAACTCCGATTTAACTGGCTCTTTTTGGCACATTCTAATTGTTCTCAAAGCGCTGTTCACTCTAATGCATTCCCAAACATTGTTGGGTTGTTTGACAATAGGTGGTCTAATGCTGAAATTCAATCTAAGCAAGATCTTGTGCAGAAGGTCTCTGTGTTACGAGACGAGTTGATTTGGGTTAGTGGGTATGGTCAAAATGAGATCTTTAGGGTGTTGGATGAAAAGGGTAGGTGGTTTTTTAAGGGCTGTGCTAATGGGAATGCATTTGTTGAGCTTTTGAGGCAGTTGGAGTCTTGGCCTCGTTGCGCGcttgaa GTTTGTAATTGGAGAAGGAAACTAGCAGATGATGACTTCCCGTTACCAATGACATCAGAAGAGTATGCTAAAGCTATCAGGATTGCTGGTAGATCAAGGAACGTTGCTCTTGCGGTTGAGCTTTTTACCGAGGCAGCAAACAAAAGAATCAAGACAGCTACAACCTACAATGCGCTTATGGGTGCTTATATGCATAACgagtatacatatatgtgtCAGTTGCTTTTTCGGGATTTTAAGATGGACAAGTCTTGTAGGCCAACAGTTGTAACTTACAATATTCTTCTCTCTGTGTTTGGCCGGTTGAGGTTTATTGATCAGATGGAAGCTATGTTGCAGGAGATGAAGAATTTAAACATTTTTCCCAATCGGACTACTTACAATGCGCTTATTAGCGGGTATTTTACAGCATCGATGTGGGATAGCATGGAGAAGACTTATGCTGTAATGGAGGCAAGAGGCATAAAGCCTGATGTAAACACCCACATGATGATGCTTCGAGGATATGCATATTCTGGTGAATTGAAAAAGATGGAAGAGATATATGAGCTAATTAGTTACCATCTTCTTGAGCACAAGGAATTTTCACTGATAAGGGCAATGATATATGCTTACTGTGAGAGCACTAGCAGCAATAGAGTAAATAGGATTGAGGAATTACTTGGGCTAATTCCGAAGAATGATTATAAGCCTTGGTTGAATGCGATTTTAATTAAGTTATATGCCCAAGAGAATATTTTGGATGCGATGGAAAGCTATATAGAGGAGGCCTTTGAGCGTTGCACCTCCATCACAACAGTAAATGTAATGCGTTGTATAGTTTCTAGCTATTACCGAGCCAATGCCGTGGATAAGCTTGCAAACTTTGTTAAGCGTGCAGAACGTGCTGGGTGGAAAATCCGCCGCTCCTGGTATCACTGTAAAATGATCCTGTATTCATCACAAAATCGTCTTGCTGAAATGGAGGGTGTTCTTTATGAGATGAAAAACTTATGTATACAGACCACCCCAGGAACTTTTCTTATATTGCACAGAGCCTACTTAGAACATGGACAAAAGCATAAACTTGACCAGGTTTTGGGAGTTATGTGTACGCATGGATATGGAATTCCAAGCAATACAGTGGAATCATAA
- the LOC108200079 gene encoding gibberellin receptor GID1B, whose protein sequence is MAGDSQVNISEAKRVVPLHTWILISNFKVSYNMLRRPDGTFNRDLAEYLERKVPPNAVPVNGVYSFDVVHRATNLLTRVYRSAPNNEAPPYGIVELENPLSTTEIVPVIIFYHGGSFTHSSVNSAIYDTFCRRLVGICNAVVVSVDYRRSPEHRYPCAYDDGWEALKWVHSRTWLKSGKDSKVHVFLAGDSSGGNIAHHVAVRAAESGVEVLGNILLHPFFGGQERKESETRLDGKYFVTIQDRDWYWRAYLPEGEDRDHPACNIFGPRSKSIKGLSNFPKSLVCVAGLDLIQDWQLAYVEGLKKEGQEVELLYLKEATIGFYFLPNNDHFYSLMEKIKNFVNPNC, encoded by the exons ATGGCTGGTGATAGTCAAGTTAATATCAGCGAAGCGAAG AGAGTTGTTCCATTGCACACATGGATCCTGATATCAAATTTCAAAGTATCTTACAACATGCTTCGCCGTCCTGATGGCACATTTAATCGAGATTTGGCTGAGTATCTTGAACGCAAAGTCCCTCCCAACGCAGTTCCTGTCAATGGGGTTTACTCATTTGATGTTGTGCATCGTGCCACAAATCTTTTGACCCGTGTTTATCGATCAGCCCCAAACAATGAAGCTCCTCCCTATGGCATTGTTGAGCTTGAAAACCCCTTGAGCACTACTGAAATTGTGCCTGTCATCATTTTTTATCATGGAGGGAGCTTTACTCATTCCTCGGTCAATAGTGCAATTTATGATACATTTTGTCGACGTCTTGTTGGCATTTGTAATGCTGTTGTGGTGTCTGTAGACTATAGGCGATCGCCTGAACATCGATACCCTTGTGCTTATGATGATGGATGGGAAGCTCTTAAATGGGTACATTCAAGAACTTGGCTTAAAAGTGGAAAAGATTCTAAAGTTCATGTCTTTTTAGCTGGTGATAGCTCAGGTGGTAATATAGCTCACCATGTTGCTGTAAGAGCTGCAGAATCAGGAGTTGAAGTATTGGGGAATATACTACTTCATCCATTTTTCGGAGGACAAGAACGAAAGGAATCCGAGACAAGGTTGGATGGGAAGTACTTTGTGACAATTCAAGATAGGGACTGGTACTGGAGAGCTTATTTACCAGAAGGCGAGGACAGAGATCACCCAGCTTGTAATATTTTCGGTCCAAGGTCTAAATCCATCAAAGGGTTGTCAAATTTTCCGAAGAGCCTAGTCTGCGTTGCTGGTCTGGATCTGATTCAAGATTGGCAATTGGCTTACGTCGAAGGCCTTAAGAAAGAAGGGCAAGAGGTAGAGCTTCTCTACTTAAAGGAGGCAACGATCGGTTTCTATTTCCTGCCAAATAATGACCATTTCTACAGCCTAATGGAGAAGATCAAAAACTTTGTAAATCCTAACTGTTAG